In Paenibacillus dendritiformis, the DNA window TAGGTTAGCAGGAGGAATGAGAGCATGTTTATCAATGTGAAGCCGCGGCTGCGGGAGACGGCCATTCGCGAGCTTATCGAGCTGTCAGTCTTTCCCGACCCGGACAAGGTGGAGGCTGTCTTACAGCGGTATGAGCAGCATGCCGAAGACGAGGTGTGGGGATATGAGAACGACGGCGAAGCAGCAGGCATCATCGGCTTTCGGAAGCAGGGGAAGGAGATCGAGATTCTTCATCTCGCCGTTCATCCGGAGATGCGGGGCGCAGGGTTCGGCAGGGGCATGATCCTGGAGCTCATTCATCAGGAGCAGCCGGATGTGGTCAAGGCGGAGACCGATGAGGAAGCGGTTGACTTTTACCGGAATATCGGATTTAGGATTGAGAGCCGGGGCGAAATCTACCCGGGAGTCGAACGGTTCACTTGCATGTATGAGACTCGTCCGGAGGAGGAATAGGCCCCTGCCCCCGGCGGAGAAGAGAGACGCACACGAAGTGCGCTCTCTTTTTTTGTATTCTTGTTTTGCTTATGGCTTGCGTGATCGAAAGGCCCGCTTCTGATGGGAACAAACCCGACTGGCGTCAATAGGGCAAAATACGCGATGGTAACGGAATGTCCCTGTCTCGTGCTATATCCTTGGCGGGATTTGCATAGTTCTTAAGTACGGTTTATCGGCTGAGGTACTTGGAAAGAGAGAAGCGTGTGGATAAAATATCCTCTGTCAGAATACAAAAAACGAAGGACAGGTGGATTATGTTCCCAAGGAAATGGCTTGCCAAATCGAGATGGATGGCGTTCGGTCTGTTGTTGGCTGCAGCCGCGCTGCTGCCGGCCGCTTCCGCGCATGCGGCCGACGAGCAATGGATTGCTCAAGTATGGAAGGAATACACAGCCTACAACAAAAAAACGGTCGATGCCTACGAAAGTTATTTGCAACAAACCGAACGGGCGTATCAAAAATTTTATGACGACAGCCATCGGAAATACGAAGAAATGATGGCGCAGGTGCATGCGGACCAGAAGGAATGGCATAAGAAGCTGGAGGCCGATCTAAAGTCTCTGGAAGAGCGCTATGGCAGCGACAAAAACATGAAAAGCAAGCTCAGAACGTATAATCAATATATCAATCCGAATTTCCTGAACAGTCCGATGTGGAAATATGAGGTGGCCGGCAATCCGAATTATCTGAACAGCACGATGTGGAAGCTGAATAAAGCGCTGAATGAAAATTATTTGCAGAGCCTGATGTGGACTTTTAGCAAAGCGATCAATCCGAACTATCTGAACAGTTCGATGTGGAAATACAACAAAACGGTGAATGAAGATTATGTGAGCAGCCCGATGCAGAAGCTGAAGCATGGCTCCAGCGAGCATTATGCGGGCAGTCCGATCAACAAATACAGCAAGGGCAAGCTGACGAAGACAATGGCAAAAAAGCTATATGCCGAACTGAAGCAAGAGCAAACCGCCAACGTGTCCAAAGGGGTGGCTGCCAGCAAGAAGGCGATTGCCGAGCTAACCGCCAGCACGAAAAACAAGATTGGCGATCTTCATAACGAAACCGTTGAATTGCTGGAGAAGCAGCGCGAAGAAACGCTTGAGGCTATCTCCGGCCTGCGCAAGGAAATCTGCGGAGAAGGTCTCCAATGGGAGCCTTTATTCTCTGCGCCGAAGCCAAGAGAAAATTCAGCGGCTTAGGCCGTTCGCTTTTATCCAGATGCCGTGCGTAAGCGCGGCATTTTTTTCGATCCCGCTTGCCATGCCGGCTTGGCGGAGTATGGAGGCAGGTATCGGTACGTGATACATAACGCACGCTGATGCACCTGGTATTGACGGGTGAGGAATTCTGCAGAAAAGGAGCATAGCATGATCGCATGGTCGCCGAGAGTCCAGGATTCGAGAGATGACCCGGGCTGAGGTCTTTAGGCAGCCCCGGCCTCTCTCAAATGGTCGAGTCTGAAGGAGAAACCGGGTACTGGCCTCGCGGCGCTACCTTGCAATCTGCAAATGTTGGGCCGATTCGTCCCAGGACAGGGTGCAGGACAGAGCCTCGCGGAAGAAAGACAAGGGGACCATCAGCTTCCCATTGGCAATAATCAGGGGAACCGTGAGCTTCACCGTTTTGCCGCCGATTTGAATGTTCTTCTCGTTATGCTTAATCGGGACGATAACCTGTTGTTCATCCTCTTTGATATGAATGGCTTTGTCCTTGACGGAATAGGAGATGCCGAACGCGTCCAGCGTATCGAGAAGAGGAAGCATCAATTGATCCTGATACCGGACCGGCTTCGAGGACAGGGAGACGGCTTCCTTGTTCCACGAGACGGTAATGCCGGCTTCTACCGGTTGCGGCTGCTTTTTGGCGGGTGCGGGTTTGGACTTGGACTTGGATGTAGCCCGGCCCCCTGTAGAAGAGGACTTGCTCTTGGTTGAGCCTGCATTGCTTCCCGCGGGCTTCGATGAGCTTGCCCGGGAAGACCGGCTTGATCCGTTATGGTAATGATACTCTCCGTATTCAAGCCCCCATTTCTCGCAATTGGTTCGGCAGGTATGGCCCCCGTACTTGTCCGTTCTGCCCGGATGAGCGAGCGCTTCGGGCGCTATAGAGCCGGTTCCGAGCAGAATGGCGATGCTGGCGATAATCCATCTTTTTCGTTGAGTGAACATCATGAGCTTACCTCCTTGTCTATATTTGCTTTGCCTATTATGATATTATAGTAAAATTATTCCTGATTTCATAGAGTCTCCGTGTGAGTTGCGAAAGTGGTACACCGGGAGAAAACAATATACAGTGAGGTGCGGAAATGGACAGAACGATATTGCATGAGGCGAGAGAGGTGGCGGTCAGCGCGGCGCAAGCGGCCGGGGCGATCATTAAGCGGCGCTTCGACACGATGCACAAGGTGGATGAAAAAGGGGACGCCGGCGATGTCGTGACAGAAGCCGATTATGAAGCCGAACAGGTCATCGTGGAGGCAATCGAGCGAGCATTCCCCAAACACCGAATTCACAGCGAGGAAGCCGGCCAGCTGGGAAGGGACAGCGATTGGCTATGGCTCGTCGATCCGCTCGACGGAACGAATAATTATGTGATCGGCCTTCCCGTCTTTGCCGTCTCGATCACGTTGATGTACCGGGAAGAGCCGGTGCTCGGAGTCATCTACGAGCCGCTGCCTGACCGGCTGTATATCGCCGTCAAGGGAGAAGGGATGACGCTCAATGGCGAGCCCGTTCGGATGCGGGGGCATGAACGGGATCTGAGGCGGGCGACGGCCGGGTGGATTCAGGGACACGCCGTGCGGCATGAAGAGAGGGCAGTCCAATTGCGGACGAAGCTGGACCTGTCCTGCAAGCGGATGCTGAGGCTGTGGGCGCCGACGCTGGCATGGTGCATGCTGGCGAGGGGAGTCATCGACGCTATCGTACTTTATAATTCGGAAGGGGAGGATCTGTATTCCGGCGTGTTGATGGTTCAGGAAGCGGGCGGGCAGGTCATGGATTTCCAGGGCCGGCCATTCCGGACGATGTGCCGGGAGCCCTACTTGATTGCCTGTTCCCCCGAAGCGGGTGAACAGTGGCTGGAGCTGGTGCGCCAAGGAATGCAGATTGGAACCTGAACTGAACCTATGAGAGCTGAGGCGATTATACCAGCGCAGGCATGGTACCATGTGAAGAGGTGACTTATGACTATGATGGACTGGGATTTATCTGAATATGAAGATCCGAACTTATATGATATAGAAAATCAGGGAAATCCAGAGCTGCCGATGATTCTGTCATGGGCCAAAAAACTGGAAATAGGGAAGAAGACGCCGCTGCTGGATCTGGCATGCGGGACGGGGCGAACCGCCCTTCCGCTGGCGGAGGCGGGATATTCCATCGTTGGAGTGGATCTCCACGCGGGCATGCTGGAGCAGGCTTGCCGCAAAACGCCGGCCGGGGCGGATATCCGATGGGTGCAGCAGGATCTGACTCAACTGCGGCTTGCGGAACTCTCGCCGCTCGCTTATATGGCCGGCAACGGATTTCAACATTTTCTGACCAATGAAGTGCAGGACCGCTTGCTTCAATCGATTCGCAGCGTATTGACGACCGACGGCATACTGCTGTTCGATGCCAGATTCCCGGCGGCCGAGGAGCTGCTTCAGCCGCCCGTGGAGG includes these proteins:
- a CDS encoding GNAT family N-acetyltransferase, which gives rise to MFINVKPRLRETAIRELIELSVFPDPDKVEAVLQRYEQHAEDEVWGYENDGEAAGIIGFRKQGKEIEILHLAVHPEMRGAGFGRGMILELIHQEQPDVVKAETDEEAVDFYRNIGFRIESRGEIYPGVERFTCMYETRPEEE
- a CDS encoding copper amine oxidase N-terminal domain-containing protein, producing the protein MMFTQRKRWIIASIAILLGTGSIAPEALAHPGRTDKYGGHTCRTNCEKWGLEYGEYHYHNGSSRSSRASSSKPAGSNAGSTKSKSSSTGGRATSKSKSKPAPAKKQPQPVEAGITVSWNKEAVSLSSKPVRYQDQLMLPLLDTLDAFGISYSVKDKAIHIKEDEQQVIVPIKHNEKNIQIGGKTVKLTVPLIIANGKLMVPLSFFREALSCTLSWDESAQHLQIAR
- a CDS encoding class I SAM-dependent methyltransferase; the protein is MTMMDWDLSEYEDPNLYDIENQGNPELPMILSWAKKLEIGKKTPLLDLACGTGRTALPLAEAGYSIVGVDLHAGMLEQACRKTPAGADIRWVQQDLTQLRLAELSPLAYMAGNGFQHFLTNEVQDRLLQSIRSVLTTDGILLFDARFPAAEELLQPPVEEYWRTIEIAPDHRCDVYTITSYDPVAQVQHYTTIRRFIEGEKLREERKTTIDLRYTYPQELARMLEANGFELLHLYGGWSGVSLQPASLSMVAVCRRA
- a CDS encoding inositol monophosphatase family protein, encoding MDRTILHEAREVAVSAAQAAGAIIKRRFDTMHKVDEKGDAGDVVTEADYEAEQVIVEAIERAFPKHRIHSEEAGQLGRDSDWLWLVDPLDGTNNYVIGLPVFAVSITLMYREEPVLGVIYEPLPDRLYIAVKGEGMTLNGEPVRMRGHERDLRRATAGWIQGHAVRHEERAVQLRTKLDLSCKRMLRLWAPTLAWCMLARGVIDAIVLYNSEGEDLYSGVLMVQEAGGQVMDFQGRPFRTMCREPYLIACSPEAGEQWLELVRQGMQIGT